The following coding sequences are from one Granulicella arctica window:
- a CDS encoding flagellar basal body-associated FliL family protein: MIMMATSPVVTESATAPVPIPAKIPLVTLIIAILVAVVLGIAGTGGALFYLLRSGRLPLQKTVAAETRPVAPTASRAIVLDPMVANLADAGGAAYLKLSLTLLAADELMKKDGPKAAKGISTDDAAVRDTVLMVVGQQTANELLAQDGKQRLKSALKAALAEHNPELKVMDLYFTDFLVQR, from the coding sequence ATGATCATGATGGCTACCTCTCCTGTTGTCACAGAAAGCGCTACTGCTCCTGTACCTATTCCGGCCAAGATTCCGTTGGTCACGCTGATCATTGCAATCCTCGTGGCTGTCGTCCTAGGAATCGCGGGCACAGGGGGAGCGCTGTTCTATCTGCTCCGCTCGGGTCGACTGCCTCTTCAAAAGACTGTTGCCGCAGAGACCAGGCCGGTCGCTCCGACGGCCAGTCGTGCGATCGTGCTCGACCCAATGGTGGCTAACCTTGCGGATGCGGGCGGTGCTGCCTATCTGAAGTTGTCGCTGACACTGCTCGCCGCCGACGAGCTTATGAAAAAAGATGGTCCCAAAGCTGCCAAGGGAATCAGTACAGACGATGCAGCGGTTCGAGACACGGTGCTGATGGTGGTAGGTCAACAAACGGCGAACGAGCTGCTGGCACAAGACGGCAAGCAGCGCCTGAAATCCGCCTTGAAGGCTGCATTGGCCGAGCATAACCCCGAGCTGAAGGTGATGGATCTCTACTTTACCGATTTTCTTGTACAGCGTTGA
- a CDS encoding FliM/FliN family flagellar motor switch protein, whose amino-acid sequence MEEETIPQEQSLSGGTSMDLLYDIELDATLQFGSREMPLREILSLCPGDVVELDRHVSEPVDLVVGDRIVARGEVVVASGNFALRISEVATPQLRLESIRCLF is encoded by the coding sequence ATGGAAGAAGAAACGATACCGCAGGAACAATCCTTGAGCGGTGGAACGAGCATGGACCTCCTCTATGACATCGAGCTTGATGCAACGCTACAGTTCGGCTCACGCGAGATGCCACTCCGCGAAATCCTGTCCCTTTGTCCGGGAGATGTCGTAGAGCTCGACCGTCACGTCTCCGAGCCGGTCGATCTGGTCGTCGGCGACCGGATCGTCGCACGCGGAGAGGTCGTTGTCGCCAGCGGAAACTTCGCGCTCCGCATATCCGAAGTCGCAACACCGCAACTGCGGCTGGAGAGTATCCGATGCCTTTTCTAG
- a CDS encoding flagellar motor switch protein FliM, which produces MPEDERQNGAESVSPVSRSTMAREMVSGEEEAPEPYNFSRAGQISHDQMRAIGTVNDLFARNLMHTLGAWLRTQFHVKLAAGKQMSYAELLGRLKEPTYVCSVRMEPLGALGLIELDLSLASPIIDLLLGGIGRSCETRELTDIEEAILASVLQMIVRELNGAWQPVGLRFAFEKRETAAQVARMMPSTEKTLCVSFEVNMPEAQGSLNVCLPVVVLNAILRQMVSDRERPRRRSEEAERRIRDLLAEASFGAVLQFPPLRLRARDLADIAPGTILRLPLPRHSPAELRVGGIPLTKARPVRMGEHRGAQIQTDRIAESSLSQGVQQIGPSEQKR; this is translated from the coding sequence ATGCCAGAGGATGAGAGACAGAACGGCGCGGAGAGTGTGTCTCCTGTAAGCCGGAGCACAATGGCGCGTGAGATGGTCTCCGGGGAGGAAGAAGCGCCGGAGCCATACAACTTCAGTCGTGCCGGTCAGATAAGTCACGATCAGATGCGTGCCATCGGAACGGTCAACGATCTCTTCGCGCGGAACCTGATGCACACACTGGGCGCCTGGCTGAGAACACAGTTCCATGTCAAGCTGGCTGCCGGCAAACAGATGTCGTATGCGGAGTTGCTCGGTCGTCTCAAGGAGCCGACCTATGTCTGCTCGGTCCGCATGGAGCCGCTGGGAGCACTCGGCCTGATCGAGCTCGATCTCTCTCTCGCATCGCCAATCATCGATCTACTGTTGGGTGGCATCGGTCGCTCCTGCGAAACACGCGAGCTGACGGATATCGAAGAGGCCATTCTTGCCTCGGTGCTCCAGATGATTGTGCGCGAGTTGAACGGAGCCTGGCAGCCGGTTGGACTGCGCTTCGCCTTCGAGAAACGGGAGACGGCGGCACAGGTCGCACGCATGATGCCGTCGACCGAGAAGACGCTCTGCGTCTCCTTTGAGGTCAACATGCCCGAGGCGCAGGGAAGCCTGAACGTTTGCCTCCCCGTGGTCGTGCTGAATGCGATTCTCCGGCAAATGGTCTCCGATCGCGAACGCCCGCGCCGCCGCTCTGAAGAAGCTGAGAGGCGCATTCGCGACTTGTTGGCAGAGGCCAGCTTTGGTGCGGTCTTGCAGTTTCCCCCGCTGCGTCTTCGCGCCCGCGACCTGGCCGACATCGCGCCCGGAACGATTCTACGGCTACCTTTACCGCGGCACTCTCCCGCGGAGCTTCGCGTAGGCGGCATCCCGCTTACGAAGGCCCGGCCAGTCCGGATGGGCGAGCATCGCGGTGCACAGATTCAGACCGACCGCATCGCCGAATCGAGCCTGTCGCAGGGTGTGCAGCAGATTGGCCCCAGCGAACAAAAACGCTAG
- a CDS encoding flagellar biosynthetic protein FliQ encodes MQPDQTVEMMRRLLLEALLLSAPMLIAACVVSLLVSLAQTLTGVQEQTLTVVPRLVVVSGVVMVTLPWVIHRLVSFTLHLLTDLHRYLG; translated from the coding sequence ATGCAGCCAGACCAGACAGTAGAGATGATGCGGAGGCTGTTGTTAGAAGCGCTCTTGCTGAGTGCGCCTATGCTCATCGCGGCTTGCGTGGTGAGCCTTTTAGTCAGTCTGGCTCAGACACTAACTGGTGTGCAGGAGCAGACCTTGACTGTTGTCCCAAGACTCGTCGTAGTCTCCGGCGTAGTCATGGTGACGCTTCCTTGGGTGATCCATCGCCTTGTGAGTTTTACGCTGCATCTGCTGACAGATTTGCACCGGTATTTGGGGTAG
- the flhA gene encoding flagellar biosynthesis protein FlhA, with protein MKNKTSGWPIAKLQRMLLPVTAISMVFVMLIPVPSFVLDLLLAASITASVIVFLTAVQVRRAVDFSVFPTLLLLLTLFRLSLNLASSRRILLHGNEGTHAAGSVIQAFGQFVVGGNYVVGFVLFLALIAIQFLVVAHGAVRTAEVTARFTLDALPGKQMAIDADMNAGLIDEQGARRRREAIAREAEFYGAMDGAARFSQRDSLATILITAINIVAGLLIGVLQQGTDLMTAVKTYTVLTVGDGLVTMIPSLLVSIAGGLVLTRASSSGQLDAELGTQLLRGRNTLWIACAVLLGLALIPGLPKLSFVLMAGAVAMIARKLPETPEETPALALDATATDKAKAAELAKGENLASLLKMDELTLEIGFQLISLVDEKQGGQMLNRVRALRRHLATELGFIVPPVHITDNLRLKPREYVVSVRGVEIARWQTEQNFLLAVNSDPKARVIPGIETREPAFGVAARWIKPGLEESALAAGYSVVDQTTVIGTHLGELIRRHAHELLGRQEVKRLLDSMNESYPKLVEELVPKLLSLGEVQKVLQQLLREQVSIRDLGAILEVLVEAAQQSKTLVHLVESVRQSLGRGLIHPLLDADGGLRVLMLDPTLESELIHTFDPAGASLLLGDGARPSGTPAGYLRRLLESVKRLTEGGSDAALPVLLCPSPARYHVRRWLEPFLPKVTVLAPAEIPPEIRVRSMGTVG; from the coding sequence ATGAAGAACAAAACTAGTGGCTGGCCGATTGCCAAGCTGCAACGAATGCTGCTTCCTGTAACGGCGATCAGCATGGTCTTCGTCATGTTGATTCCGGTGCCCAGCTTCGTGTTGGACCTATTACTGGCGGCCTCGATCACCGCATCCGTGATCGTCTTTCTTACCGCAGTACAAGTAAGGCGCGCGGTTGACTTCTCCGTCTTTCCCACTCTCCTGTTGTTGCTCACACTCTTTCGTCTTTCGCTCAATCTCGCTTCGAGTCGCAGGATTTTGCTTCACGGCAACGAGGGCACGCACGCCGCTGGATCGGTCATCCAGGCCTTTGGTCAATTTGTCGTCGGAGGTAACTATGTCGTAGGCTTCGTTCTTTTTTTAGCACTCATCGCAATCCAGTTTCTCGTCGTTGCACATGGGGCCGTACGAACCGCCGAGGTCACAGCGCGTTTTACACTCGATGCTTTGCCTGGTAAGCAGATGGCGATCGACGCCGACATGAATGCCGGCCTGATCGACGAGCAGGGAGCACGTCGTCGCCGCGAAGCCATCGCCCGCGAGGCTGAGTTCTATGGCGCGATGGATGGAGCCGCACGTTTTAGCCAGCGCGATTCGCTCGCCACCATCCTTATCACTGCCATCAACATCGTCGCGGGTCTGCTTATCGGCGTGCTCCAGCAGGGAACCGACCTGATGACAGCGGTCAAGACCTACACCGTCCTTACTGTCGGCGACGGTCTTGTGACCATGATTCCGAGCCTGTTGGTCTCGATCGCTGGCGGCCTTGTGCTCACCCGTGCTTCCTCCTCCGGGCAGCTCGACGCCGAACTAGGCACACAACTGCTGCGTGGGCGCAACACACTTTGGATCGCCTGCGCCGTCCTGCTCGGATTGGCGCTGATTCCTGGCTTGCCCAAGCTCTCGTTCGTTCTAATGGCAGGAGCAGTTGCGATGATTGCACGCAAGCTTCCGGAAACACCGGAAGAGACACCAGCGCTTGCGCTCGACGCGACGGCTACCGACAAGGCGAAGGCAGCAGAGTTGGCCAAGGGAGAGAACCTGGCTTCGCTGTTGAAGATGGACGAGCTTACTCTTGAGATAGGTTTCCAGCTCATCTCGCTGGTAGATGAGAAGCAAGGCGGCCAGATGCTGAATCGTGTGCGCGCTTTGCGTCGCCATCTCGCAACCGAGCTAGGTTTTATAGTTCCTCCCGTGCATATTACGGACAACCTCCGCCTCAAGCCGCGAGAGTATGTCGTCAGCGTGCGCGGCGTGGAGATCGCCCGCTGGCAGACGGAACAAAACTTTCTGCTCGCGGTGAACTCAGACCCAAAGGCGCGTGTGATTCCCGGCATCGAGACACGCGAGCCTGCATTCGGCGTAGCCGCTCGCTGGATCAAGCCGGGATTAGAAGAATCGGCGCTCGCAGCCGGATACTCGGTCGTCGATCAGACTACCGTTATCGGTACTCATCTTGGCGAACTTATTCGCCGTCATGCGCATGAACTACTCGGGCGGCAGGAGGTCAAACGTCTGCTCGACAGCATGAATGAGAGCTATCCCAAGCTCGTCGAGGAGTTGGTGCCGAAGCTGCTTTCGCTGGGTGAGGTACAGAAGGTCCTACAGCAGCTCTTGCGTGAACAGGTCTCGATCCGCGATCTTGGCGCGATCCTCGAGGTCCTGGTCGAGGCGGCGCAGCAGTCGAAGACACTGGTACATCTGGTCGAGAGTGTACGGCAATCTCTAGGGCGCGGCCTTATCCATCCTTTGCTCGACGCCGACGGTGGCCTGCGCGTTCTCATGCTCGATCCGACCCTCGAATCAGAGTTGATCCACACCTTTGATCCTGCGGGCGCCTCGTTGTTGCTGGGCGATGGTGCGCGGCCTTCGGGCACGCCTGCCGGCTATCTGCGGCGGCTTCTTGAATCTGTGAAACGCCTAACCGAAGGCGGCTCTGACGCGGCCCTTCCCGTGCTCTTATGCCCAAGCCCGGCCCGCTATCATGTGCGGCGCTGGCTGGAACCGTTCCTCCCTAAGGTAACGGTGCTCGCACCTGCGGAGATCCCTCCGGAGATACGGGTTCGCAGCATGGGGACAGTGGGGTAG
- a CDS encoding EscU/YscU/HrcU family type III secretion system export apparatus switch protein, producing MSDKGTEQASPQRKQKAKERGDVVRSRDLLSAVAMLSGVLVLGVTAHGFVTAWDSVYAACLRMAATGEVGSADGWQEAVRHMLAPVFAPIAMVLSASFFGALAVGIAQGGGVSIHPNALELKFERLNPVTNLGNLFSLRSATRVVKSLVPAAVMVVFGWVALKALMLPMPVMSLMRLPSAFATAYSLALDAAWVTLAWSALDYGIEWKSWNTRLKVTKQEMRQEMRDAMGNPEVKGRVRQIQRAMRRRKVKADISRASVVITNPTHYAVALEFSFDTMQAPTVLAKGRDLHAAEIREEARWAGIPMIENPPLARSLYKSVEPGQSIPYELYAAVAGILAFLYRQKVEEKMRNERAKAEQVAAAAAPPVPSGVHGFGGGI from the coding sequence ATGAGCGACAAGGGAACAGAACAGGCAAGTCCGCAGCGCAAACAGAAAGCTAAAGAGCGTGGCGATGTTGTGCGCAGTCGAGATCTGCTCTCCGCAGTCGCGATGCTGTCCGGTGTACTCGTATTGGGAGTGACGGCGCATGGATTCGTGACGGCGTGGGATAGTGTCTACGCCGCGTGTCTGCGCATGGCGGCTACTGGGGAAGTCGGCTCCGCGGACGGATGGCAAGAGGCAGTTCGGCACATGCTCGCTCCCGTGTTTGCGCCCATTGCTATGGTGTTGTCGGCAAGTTTTTTCGGAGCGCTCGCTGTAGGTATCGCGCAGGGCGGCGGAGTATCGATCCATCCCAATGCGCTTGAGTTAAAGTTTGAACGACTGAACCCGGTGACGAACCTCGGGAATCTTTTCAGTCTTCGCTCTGCGACACGTGTCGTGAAGTCGCTTGTCCCTGCTGCGGTGATGGTGGTCTTCGGATGGGTCGCCCTGAAGGCGCTCATGCTGCCGATGCCGGTGATGAGTCTCATGCGTCTGCCTAGCGCGTTCGCAACCGCTTATAGCCTCGCACTCGATGCAGCCTGGGTAACGCTCGCGTGGAGTGCGCTCGACTACGGCATCGAGTGGAAGAGCTGGAACACGCGGCTGAAGGTGACCAAGCAGGAGATGCGTCAGGAGATGCGAGATGCCATGGGCAATCCCGAGGTGAAGGGACGAGTCCGGCAGATCCAGCGAGCCATGCGTCGTCGTAAGGTCAAGGCCGACATCTCGCGCGCAAGCGTCGTCATCACCAACCCGACCCACTACGCGGTAGCACTCGAGTTCAGCTTCGACACCATGCAAGCTCCGACGGTGCTTGCGAAGGGCCGCGACCTGCATGCTGCGGAGATTCGCGAAGAGGCGCGTTGGGCGGGCATTCCGATGATCGAGAATCCTCCGCTCGCACGCAGCCTGTACAAGTCGGTTGAGCCCGGACAGTCGATTCCCTATGAGCTGTATGCCGCAGTGGCCGGCATCCTCGCATTCCTATATAGGCAGAAGGTCGAAGAGAAGATGCGCAACGAACGAGCGAAGGCCGAGCAAGTTGCGGCAGCGGCAGCACCGCCGGTCCCAAGCGGCGTACATGGATTTGGAGGAGGAATATGA
- the fliP gene encoding flagellar type III secretion system pore protein FliP (The bacterial flagellar biogenesis protein FliP forms a type III secretion system (T3SS)-type pore required for flagellar assembly.): MALMRDAWSVAARFSILLACLIVPATMHGEPQAPVTPGGSFWVSKPSAAIGARVVKQAVVLPHNTKSGTMATPASKPVASSIASSAIVTGPFSGSQSVPWSIVLGLTLLTLLPALLLSMTPLVRLLVVFHFLRQALGTQTAPSNQVLMGLALMMTWFLMQPVLLQVEQQAVVPYRAGQISGEDAIDRGMQPVKHYMLRYAREKDLAVFASAGMSVRPTTKDDLPIQVVVPAYILSELKAGFQIGAVLFLPFLLVDIVVASVTTSIGMMQLPPVVISTPLKILLFVMVDGWNLLADQLLKSFS; encoded by the coding sequence ATGGCTCTGATGCGCGATGCGTGGAGCGTGGCGGCGCGGTTCAGCATCCTGCTGGCTTGTCTGATCGTTCCTGCCACAATGCATGGGGAACCACAGGCTCCGGTTACGCCAGGCGGGTCCTTCTGGGTCAGTAAGCCGTCCGCTGCAATTGGTGCGCGGGTCGTCAAGCAAGCTGTTGTCCTGCCGCACAACACGAAATCGGGAACAATGGCGACTCCCGCATCGAAGCCCGTTGCGTCCTCTATAGCTTCATCGGCTATCGTGACCGGCCCCTTTAGTGGCAGCCAAAGCGTGCCTTGGTCGATTGTTCTTGGACTTACGCTGTTGACGCTTTTACCAGCGCTCCTGCTTTCGATGACGCCGTTGGTGCGGCTGCTGGTTGTCTTTCACTTTCTCCGTCAGGCATTGGGCACGCAGACGGCTCCGTCGAATCAGGTACTGATGGGGCTTGCGCTCATGATGACATGGTTTTTAATGCAGCCTGTCCTGCTCCAGGTTGAGCAGCAGGCAGTCGTTCCATATCGTGCCGGACAGATATCGGGTGAGGACGCGATCGATCGTGGCATGCAGCCCGTCAAACACTACATGCTTCGCTACGCACGCGAGAAAGATCTCGCGGTCTTTGCATCCGCCGGCATGAGTGTCCGCCCGACGACGAAGGACGATCTCCCGATCCAGGTCGTTGTGCCAGCGTACATCTTGAGCGAACTGAAGGCAGGCTTTCAGATTGGCGCGGTGCTATTTTTGCCGTTCCTCCTCGTGGATATTGTTGTGGCCAGCGTGACTACTTCCATCGGCATGATGCAGTTGCCGCCGGTAGTGATCTCGACGCCGTTGAAGATTCTGCTCTTCGTCATGGTTGACGGCTGGAACCTGCTGGCCGACCAGTTGCTGAAGAGCTTTTCGTAG
- a CDS encoding FliM/FliN family flagellar motor switch protein encodes MTDTELIAAEAENALPVVPRVTEPGFAERAERIEEHTLWPVLSRLPVVLTVRIPLSAFKVRDLLQLQQGQLIRSDWSTTEDIPVKIGRVQLAWSEFEVVDECMAMRLTRLA; translated from the coding sequence ATGACGGATACAGAGTTGATCGCCGCAGAGGCAGAGAACGCGCTGCCGGTAGTGCCGCGGGTGACGGAGCCCGGTTTCGCGGAAAGAGCAGAGAGGATCGAAGAGCACACGCTATGGCCCGTGCTCTCGCGGTTGCCGGTGGTGCTGACGGTACGTATTCCGTTGAGTGCATTCAAGGTGCGCGATCTCCTGCAATTGCAACAGGGACAACTCATTCGGAGCGACTGGTCGACGACTGAAGATATTCCCGTGAAGATCGGGCGTGTCCAGCTGGCGTGGAGTGAGTTTGAGGTTGTCGACGAATGTATGGCCATGCGGCTGACGCGGCTGGCGTAA
- a CDS encoding flagellar biosynthetic protein FliO — translation MELVQSFTRRQEMERVAPVGGFAGWVVGALQGRVRLKWRGSSRVRMQQMQLLETLSLGGKRHVMLISCEGERYLVGCGADDVAAIVKIASGGGDTRPTAKTLAHTWL, via the coding sequence ATGGAACTGGTACAGAGTTTTACACGCAGGCAGGAGATGGAGCGGGTCGCACCGGTTGGCGGATTCGCAGGCTGGGTGGTGGGAGCGTTGCAAGGTCGCGTCCGTCTGAAGTGGCGCGGTTCGTCCCGCGTCCGCATGCAGCAGATGCAACTGCTCGAGACACTATCGCTTGGGGGGAAGCGCCATGTGATGCTGATCTCCTGCGAGGGCGAACGCTATCTCGTTGGGTGCGGAGCGGATGACGTTGCGGCCATCGTAAAGATAGCTTCAGGTGGGGGCGATACGCGGCCTACAGCTAAGACACTGGCGCACACATGGCTCTGA
- a CDS encoding sigma-70 family RNA polymerase sigma factor — translation MASSIPVMMLDGLPRRSHLNQEQARFESGMLPPLLEQQTIVDTESDTLGVTPDRDRLLVEHLPTVRYIARRIHERLPQHVDLDDLISAGVVGLIDAFAKFDHNKKVQFKSYAQFRIRGAILDSLRTLDWSPRELRRKGRAVEEAIRSSTQRLGRAPSEQEIAAALEVSLSDYQQLLGDLKGLEIGSLHMERTEDSGDEELAYIPGSPEEDPLFRCLKGEMKQRLIDAIDELPEKERLVLTLYYYEELTMKEIGLTLGVVESRVSQIHSSAVLRLRTALANLKTATASASKQTYVAKTSTQNRKRRA, via the coding sequence ATGGCAAGCTCGATCCCGGTGATGATGTTGGATGGTCTACCCAGGCGCAGTCACCTAAACCAGGAACAAGCACGCTTCGAGAGTGGAATGCTGCCACCTCTTCTGGAGCAACAAACAATTGTCGATACAGAATCAGATACGTTGGGAGTGACTCCAGACCGCGACCGGCTGCTGGTCGAGCATCTTCCCACGGTACGCTACATCGCACGACGCATCCATGAGCGCCTGCCCCAGCATGTTGATCTTGACGACCTCATCTCGGCTGGCGTAGTCGGCCTCATCGATGCGTTCGCAAAGTTCGATCACAATAAAAAAGTGCAGTTCAAGAGCTATGCGCAGTTCCGCATTCGTGGAGCCATTCTTGACTCGTTGCGCACGCTTGACTGGAGCCCGCGCGAGCTGCGCCGCAAAGGTCGAGCGGTAGAAGAAGCTATCCGTTCTTCTACGCAACGGCTTGGCCGTGCACCCTCCGAGCAGGAGATCGCCGCTGCGCTGGAAGTCAGCCTCAGTGACTACCAGCAGCTTCTCGGGGACCTCAAGGGTCTCGAGATCGGCAGCCTTCACATGGAGCGCACCGAGGACTCAGGCGACGAAGAGCTCGCCTACATCCCCGGATCTCCCGAGGAAGATCCGCTCTTCCGTTGCCTCAAAGGGGAGATGAAGCAGCGCCTGATCGATGCGATCGACGAACTGCCCGAGAAGGAGCGGCTGGTCCTGACCCTCTACTACTACGAGGAACTCACCATGAAGGAGATCGGTCTCACGCTGGGCGTGGTTGAGTCACGTGTCTCGCAGATTCACTCCTCGGCGGTGCTCCGCCTGAGAACGGCTCTCGCGAACCTTAAGACTGCTACAGCATCGGCAAGCAAGCAGACTTACGTTGCCAAAACTTCAACGCAGAACAGGAAGCGACGAGCGTAA
- a CDS encoding flagellar biosynthetic protein FliR: MESTMPMNGLIQQWPQYLAAGLLVLVRLSGLIAFAPLFGSAAIAPRIKAGFVIAMTLLLAPVVAAVPGARAVLDMQGVLGELGVGLVFGLSLALMNEALQFAGMLLGMQFSFSLVNLLDPNSMIETPVLGQMLGWIGLLVIIGAGLDRTLIAAMTRSFCIVPVGTAMVHARTGAALASMTGGVFLAGLQLASPVIAAALAIEVTIAMISRLAPQLPAMVISIPLKTMVSYVVLVGSLALWPGWIEQHFISLLDAAGRLIGAA; this comes from the coding sequence ATGGAATCGACGATGCCGATGAACGGGCTGATTCAGCAGTGGCCGCAGTATCTTGCCGCGGGTCTGCTGGTCCTGGTACGTCTCAGCGGCTTGATCGCTTTCGCGCCGCTCTTTGGCTCAGCTGCGATCGCGCCGCGGATAAAGGCTGGCTTTGTTATCGCGATGACCTTGTTGCTTGCGCCTGTCGTCGCGGCGGTGCCCGGCGCGCGTGCTGTTCTGGACATGCAGGGTGTGCTGGGAGAGCTCGGCGTGGGCCTTGTCTTCGGGCTCTCGCTTGCATTGATGAATGAGGCGCTTCAGTTTGCTGGAATGCTGCTGGGGATGCAGTTCAGTTTTTCGCTCGTCAACCTGCTCGATCCGAACTCGATGATCGAGACGCCGGTGCTGGGACAGATGCTGGGATGGATCGGACTTTTGGTTATCATCGGCGCTGGGCTCGACCGAACGCTGATCGCCGCCATGACGCGCAGTTTCTGCATCGTGCCCGTAGGCACGGCCATGGTGCATGCGAGAACCGGCGCAGCGCTGGCCTCGATGACGGGCGGAGTCTTTCTCGCTGGACTGCAACTTGCCTCTCCAGTGATCGCCGCAGCGCTTGCCATCGAGGTCACGATTGCGATGATCTCGAGGCTCGCCCCACAGCTTCCTGCGATGGTGATTAGCATCCCGCTGAAGACAATGGTCTCGTATGTGGTGCTTGTGGGGTCGCTCGCACTTTGGCCGGGCTGGATTGAGCAACACTTCATCTCGCTGCTTGATGCCGCAGGAAGGTTGATAGGAGCGGCATGA
- a CDS encoding flagellar hook protein FlgE gives MPDFSIALTGLQADTVALNTIGNNLANLNTTAYKGQTTSFEDLFYQQIGTSGASDPEQVGVGTRVSGTETNYTQGSLSTTSNSTDMALSGTGFFVVEQGGQQSLTRAGNFQLDSSGDLQTIDGESVMGFPTVAGTVSQTSNLAPITLPVGQTEPAQATQNVSISANLNSAAAVGNTFSTAVTVYDSLGQSHVATVTYTKASSTTWNYAVTLPSADASGAPVNNTGTLTFDSTGALVSPSSNVTGITFPGMADGASSMNFSMNLYNSAGAATVSQSASANNVAASSQDGYASGTYESFAVDSTGIVSATFSNGHTTTVGQVAVATVSNQSGLLRTGDNNFQTTAASGTASVGTAGTGGRATIEDDTVEGSNVDISAEFSNLVVAQRSFEANSKTVTTFDTVTQDAISMIR, from the coding sequence ATGCCTGATTTTTCGATAGCTCTGACTGGCCTTCAGGCCGATACAGTCGCGCTTAACACGATCGGTAATAACCTCGCGAACCTCAACACGACGGCCTATAAGGGCCAGACAACCAGCTTTGAAGACCTCTTCTACCAGCAGATCGGCACCAGCGGTGCAAGTGATCCCGAGCAGGTCGGTGTCGGCACGCGAGTGTCCGGCACGGAAACGAACTATACGCAGGGGAGTCTCTCCACAACCTCTAATTCGACGGATATGGCGCTTAGCGGCACTGGCTTCTTCGTGGTCGAGCAGGGCGGCCAGCAGTCGTTGACGCGCGCGGGCAACTTTCAACTCGATTCGAGCGGGGATCTGCAAACGATTGACGGCGAAAGCGTCATGGGCTTCCCGACTGTGGCGGGAACGGTTAGTCAGACCTCGAATCTTGCTCCAATCACTCTGCCGGTTGGCCAGACAGAGCCGGCGCAGGCTACGCAGAACGTATCCATCTCCGCGAACCTCAACTCTGCCGCAGCCGTGGGGAACACGTTTTCAACTGCGGTGACCGTGTACGATTCGCTCGGACAGAGCCATGTTGCTACGGTGACTTATACCAAGGCCAGCTCAACGACGTGGAACTATGCGGTTACACTCCCTTCGGCCGATGCAAGCGGCGCGCCGGTCAACAATACGGGAACGTTGACCTTTGATTCAACCGGTGCGCTGGTCTCTCCGTCTTCGAATGTGACCGGCATTACCTTTCCTGGTATGGCGGACGGGGCGTCAAGCATGAACTTCAGCATGAACCTGTACAACTCAGCGGGAGCCGCAACGGTATCTCAATCGGCTTCGGCCAACAATGTTGCGGCCAGTAGCCAGGACGGCTACGCAAGCGGAACCTACGAGAGTTTTGCGGTCGATTCGACAGGCATCGTCTCGGCAACCTTCAGCAACGGGCACACGACGACCGTAGGACAAGTCGCGGTTGCTACTGTAAGTAATCAAAGCGGACTTCTCCGCACCGGCGACAACAACTTCCAGACCACGGCTGCCTCTGGGACAGCCAGCGTGGGTACGGCAGGTACGGGCGGTCGCGCCACCATCGAAGACGATACAGTCGAGGGCTCGAACGTCGACATCTCGGCCGAATTCTCGAACCTGGTCGTCGCACAGCGTTCCTTCGAGGCAAACTCGAAGACCGTGACAACCTTCGATACCGTCACCCAGGATGCGATCAGCATGATTCGTTAG